In Gemmatimonadota bacterium, a single genomic region encodes these proteins:
- a CDS encoding enoyl-CoA hydratase/isomerase family protein yields the protein MASDRILFESTGPHTALIRFNRPDRLNAMDRASLTDLHALVGRLALEPGLRSVVITGTGRAFSAGADLKEMDATPQREALVRDAHCQLHQFQDLTRRMVESPVIFIAAMNGIAVGVGAELALASDIRIGTDATELMLSEVTRGLFETNGVMHYLPRIVGHGRAAQWLLTGERVPAPTLLAAGLITELVPADQLLGRATALATTVAANAPISVRLIKKLLRRTWEVDLEAMLQYEVDGMMACMASEDIEEGLRAFMEKRPPVWKGV from the coding sequence ATGGCTTCCGACCGGATCCTCTTCGAATCGACCGGCCCCCATACCGCCCTGATCCGGTTTAACCGGCCGGACCGGCTCAACGCCATGGACCGGGCATCCCTGACCGACCTCCACGCGCTGGTGGGGCGACTGGCGCTGGAGCCTGGGCTCCGCTCGGTGGTCATCACCGGCACCGGCCGGGCCTTCAGTGCCGGCGCCGACTTGAAAGAAATGGATGCCACGCCCCAGCGGGAGGCCCTAGTCCGGGATGCCCACTGCCAGCTCCATCAATTTCAGGATCTGACGCGGCGGATGGTCGAGAGCCCGGTAATCTTCATCGCCGCCATGAACGGGATTGCCGTCGGCGTGGGTGCGGAGTTGGCCTTGGCCTCCGATATCCGGATTGGAACGGATGCCACGGAATTGATGTTGTCCGAGGTCACGCGGGGGCTGTTTGAAACCAATGGCGTGATGCACTACCTGCCGAGGATCGTCGGCCATGGCCGGGCCGCGCAGTGGCTGCTGACGGGCGAGCGGGTGCCGGCGCCGACCTTGCTGGCTGCGGGACTGATTACCGAACTGGTACCCGCCGACCAGCTTCTGGGCCGAGCCACCGCGCTCGCCACGACGGTGGCGGCCAACGCGCCGATCTCGGTCCGGCTGATCAAGAAACTGCTTCGGCGGACCTGGGAAGTGGACCTCGAAGCGATGCTGCAGTATGAGGTCGATGGCATGATGGCCTGCATGGCCAGCGAGGATATCGAAGAAGGCCTTCGCGCCTTCATGGAAAAGCGACCACCGGTATGGAAGGGTGTCTGA
- a CDS encoding membrane dipeptidase → MRRFKLLLVLTGVVAAPLAAQDDQYLTLAKKVLATTPLIDGHNDLPWRLREDKAGLAMDVVGYNLRGRTGGHTDFDRLKQGMLGGQFWSVYIPGEIKDSGYARVQLEQIDVAKRIIERYPDRLQYCTTALCLRQAFAEGRIGSMLGMEGGHAIENSLGALRAYFDLGARYMTLTHNVTLDWADAALDKPTHGGLTRFGEEVVREMNRLGMLLDLSHVSPGVMSDALNVTEAPVIFSHSGARIMSNHPRNVPDSILARVSKNGGVVMVPFVTFFVSQRLYDHDKARSAKQAELARQAGADRARDMKMWDAANPAPKVTLAEVANSIDYVRKMAGVDHVGIGSDFDGIDDVIEGLEDVGTFPALFAELARRGWSESDLRKLAGENVLRVIETAEKVAARLKKERPASIKTIQQLDRKPVS, encoded by the coding sequence ATGCGTCGCTTCAAACTGCTTCTCGTGCTCACGGGCGTCGTCGCGGCCCCCCTGGCGGCCCAGGACGATCAGTACCTGACCCTGGCGAAGAAGGTCCTCGCCACCACCCCCCTCATCGACGGCCACAACGACTTGCCCTGGCGCCTCCGGGAAGACAAAGCCGGGCTGGCCATGGATGTCGTCGGCTACAACCTCCGCGGCCGGACCGGGGGGCATACCGATTTCGATCGCCTCAAGCAGGGGATGCTCGGGGGCCAGTTCTGGTCGGTCTACATCCCGGGCGAGATCAAGGACTCCGGGTACGCCCGGGTCCAGCTCGAGCAGATCGACGTCGCGAAACGGATCATCGAACGATATCCTGACCGGCTCCAATACTGCACCACCGCCCTCTGTCTCCGGCAGGCCTTTGCCGAGGGCCGGATCGGCTCGATGCTTGGGATGGAGGGGGGCCACGCCATCGAGAACTCGCTCGGAGCCCTCCGCGCCTACTTCGATCTCGGCGCCCGCTACATGACGTTGACTCACAACGTGACCCTTGACTGGGCCGATGCCGCGCTTGACAAGCCGACCCACGGGGGCCTGACCCGGTTCGGCGAAGAAGTGGTCCGCGAGATGAACCGGCTCGGGATGCTCCTCGATCTGTCGCACGTGTCGCCCGGGGTCATGAGTGATGCGTTGAACGTGACGGAAGCGCCGGTCATTTTCTCGCATTCCGGGGCCCGGATCATGTCGAACCACCCCCGGAACGTGCCGGATTCGATTTTGGCCCGGGTTTCGAAGAACGGCGGCGTCGTCATGGTGCCCTTTGTGACCTTCTTTGTGTCCCAGCGGCTCTATGACCACGACAAGGCCCGCTCGGCCAAACAAGCGGAGTTGGCCCGGCAGGCGGGAGCGGATCGGGCTCGTGACATGAAGATGTGGGACGCCGCCAATCCGGCCCCGAAGGTCACTCTCGCCGAGGTTGCCAACTCGATCGACTATGTCCGAAAAATGGCCGGTGTCGATCACGTAGGAATCGGCAGCGACTTTGATGGGATCGACGATGTGATCGAGGGCCTCGAGGATGTCGGGACCTTCCCGGCGCTGTTCGCGGAATTGGCCCGCCGAGGATGGAGTGAATCCGACCTCCGGAAGCTCGCGGGTGAGAACGTGCTCCGGGTCATCGAAACCGCCGAGAAGGTGGCGGCTAGGCTCAAGAAGGAGCGGCCGGCGTCGATCAAGACCATCCAGCAGCTGGACCGGAAGCCCGTGTCTTGA
- a CDS encoding amino acid permease — MGAGRFEEDPVGSHDYPREGTPENNNRYVQASSGWATPHPPRRNYPMTDQTSHRTIGLAAAVFTLVGYVIGASIFVLPGQLAAEAGPAAFLSYLIAGGLAAISCLVGASIGSAVHVSGAANVAVARTLAPVYGFLGVWITVVSVVVSIALVAYGLADYIAYFWPAADRRWVALASVVVFAVLNLTTVQLTVSVQIAMTIGFLVIMFGFGIGGVANAKPELITPFMPNGFGPVANGAVLAFLSYAGITVITELGGEIKNPARTIPLTLLIGFVVVLTSYALVSFAVPALLPWQSLKETSAPVARAAEVFLPSWIGGVIAIAAVLAAATSINGMLLIHSRDILAMARARVFPEGLAARNRAGVPAQAVGLMTVLSIVAVLLGGTIRQYAMMAVMGVMILQVLQGLALLRMSKAMPSEWAAAGFRLEGASRTVVVTLLLLMSAGFFALGFLDNLVISAGYLAVLAAGAAYYAIRRRRLAASGYDMDAVLRAGATAEG; from the coding sequence ATGGGGGCCGGTCGATTCGAAGAGGATCCGGTCGGAAGCCATGATTATCCCAGAGAGGGTACCCCAGAAAACAACAACCGTTATGTTCAGGCGTCAAGCGGTTGGGCCACCCCGCATCCCCCGCGGAGAAATTACCCGATGACCGACCAAACCAGCCATCGCACTATCGGCCTCGCCGCCGCCGTGTTTACCCTGGTCGGCTACGTCATTGGGGCCTCGATCTTCGTCCTCCCGGGCCAGCTCGCGGCCGAGGCGGGCCCCGCCGCGTTTCTCTCCTACCTCATCGCCGGCGGACTGGCGGCCATCTCCTGTCTGGTTGGTGCCTCGATCGGGAGCGCGGTGCACGTGAGCGGCGCCGCCAACGTCGCCGTCGCCCGGACCCTGGCCCCGGTCTACGGGTTCCTTGGGGTCTGGATCACCGTGGTCTCGGTGGTGGTGAGTATTGCGCTGGTCGCCTATGGCCTGGCCGACTACATCGCCTACTTCTGGCCCGCGGCCGACCGGCGCTGGGTGGCCCTCGCGTCGGTGGTGGTGTTTGCGGTGCTGAATCTGACGACCGTACAACTCACCGTGTCGGTTCAGATTGCCATGACCATCGGGTTCTTGGTCATCATGTTTGGGTTCGGCATTGGAGGAGTCGCCAACGCCAAGCCGGAACTGATCACGCCGTTCATGCCGAACGGATTCGGTCCGGTGGCGAACGGCGCGGTGCTGGCCTTTCTCTCCTATGCCGGGATCACCGTCATCACCGAACTCGGCGGCGAGATCAAGAACCCCGCCCGGACCATTCCGCTCACCCTGCTGATCGGATTTGTCGTCGTGCTCACCAGCTACGCCCTGGTGTCGTTCGCCGTTCCGGCGCTCCTGCCCTGGCAGAGCCTCAAGGAGACCAGTGCGCCGGTGGCTCGGGCGGCGGAGGTGTTTCTGCCGTCGTGGATCGGCGGCGTGATCGCGATCGCTGCGGTCCTGGCCGCCGCCACCTCGATCAACGGGATGCTGCTGATCCACTCGCGGGATATTTTGGCGATGGCCCGGGCCCGGGTTTTTCCCGAGGGACTGGCCGCCAGAAATCGGGCCGGTGTCCCGGCCCAGGCGGTAGGGCTCATGACGGTCCTCTCGATCGTGGCGGTGCTGCTCGGCGGGACGATTCGCCAGTACGCCATGATGGCTGTCATGGGCGTCATGATCCTGCAGGTGCTCCAGGGTCTCGCCTTACTCCGGATGTCCAAGGCCATGCCGTCCGAATGGGCGGCGGCCGGTTTCCGGCTTGAGGGCGCCAGCCGGACGGTCGTGGTCACCCTGCTGCTGCTGATGTCGGCCGGATTTTTCGCCCTGGGCTTCCTCGACAACCTGGTCATCTCGGCGGGGTACCTCGCGGTCCTGGCCGCCGGGGCGGCCTACTACGCTATCCGCCGCCGCCGCTTGGCTGCCTCGGGTTACGATATGGACGCGGTGCTCCGAGCCGGAGCCACGGCCGAAGGCTGA
- a CDS encoding superoxide dismutase — MPHTLPPLPYAYNALEPHLDEPTMRIHHDKHHDAYVNNLNAALKDYPDLEKLSIEQLIGNLSQVPEAIRTAVRNNGGGHYNHTLFWELMTPGGASAPTGDLAQSIDTAFGGFDKFKEQFQKAGMTRFGSGWAWLIQGAGGLAIESSPNQDCPVMDGKKVLLGCDVWEHAYYLKYQNRRAEYLGAWWSTVNWTLVAKRAA, encoded by the coding sequence ATGCCGCATACTCTGCCGCCACTCCCGTACGCCTACAACGCCCTGGAACCGCACCTTGACGAGCCGACGATGCGGATTCACCACGACAAGCATCATGACGCGTACGTCAACAATCTGAATGCCGCGCTCAAGGATTACCCGGATCTCGAGAAGCTCTCGATCGAGCAGCTGATCGGGAATTTGAGCCAGGTGCCCGAGGCCATTCGGACCGCGGTCCGGAACAACGGCGGCGGCCATTACAATCACACCCTGTTCTGGGAGCTGATGACGCCGGGCGGCGCCTCGGCCCCGACCGGCGACCTGGCGCAGTCCATCGACACCGCGTTCGGCGGCTTCGACAAGTTCAAGGAACAGTTCCAGAAGGCCGGGATGACCCGCTTCGGCAGCGGGTGGGCGTGGCTGATTCAAGGAGCCGGCGGCTTGGCCATCGAAAGTTCGCCGAACCAGGACTGCCCGGTCATGGACGGCAAGAAAGTGCTCTTGGGCTGCGATGTCTGGGAACACGCCTACTATCTCAAGTACCAAAACCGCCGGGCCGAGTATCTCGGGGCGTGGTGGTCGACGGTCAACTGGACGCTCGTCGCGAAGCGGGCTGCCTAA
- a CDS encoding redoxin domain-containing protein yields MSGNTPTISSTKTAGPSISGRGGRRSTGRSSRSGLPNMSLPALGSAAPDFALPSTGAAEVKLSALQGKNVLLAFFPLAFTGVCTAEMCAFSEDYSQFQSADTVVLPISVDSVPTLKEFKAKEKMAVDLLSDFKREVTRKYGTLIEDKFFSKRAYVLIDKKGTVRWTHEEAELGHKRDTADLLTQIKALG; encoded by the coding sequence ATGTCTGGGAACACGCCTACTATCTCAAGTACCAAAACCGCCGGGCCGAGTATCTCGGGGCGTGGTGGTCGACGGTCAACTGGACGCTCGTCGCGAAGCGGGCTGCCTAACATGTCGCTACCCGCTCTCGGTTCCGCTGCCCCCGATTTCGCGTTGCCCTCGACCGGTGCGGCCGAGGTCAAGCTTTCGGCGCTCCAGGGCAAGAACGTCCTGCTCGCGTTTTTCCCGTTGGCCTTTACCGGCGTGTGTACCGCCGAGATGTGCGCGTTCTCCGAGGATTATTCCCAGTTTCAATCCGCCGACACGGTCGTGTTGCCCATCAGCGTCGATTCGGTCCCGACCCTCAAGGAATTCAAAGCCAAGGAGAAGATGGCCGTGGATCTCTTGAGCGATTTCAAGCGGGAGGTCACCCGGAAGTACGGCACGCTCATCGAGGACAAGTTCTTCAGCAAACGGGCCTATGTGTTGATCGACAAAAAGGGCACCGTTCGGTGGACCCACGAAGAGGCCGAACTCGGCCACAAGCGTGATACCGCCGATCTCCTGACCCAGATCAAGGCGCTTGGCTGA